From one Gossypium hirsutum isolate 1008001.06 chromosome D08, Gossypium_hirsutum_v2.1, whole genome shotgun sequence genomic stretch:
- the LOC107915157 gene encoding probable galacturonosyltransferase 6 translates to MKQRHRRQRILILSLLSFSLFAPIVRLSPKLKTLNSIGLYEVREDLASVKYRTDDFKLNAIEQKRAEDLKGPKLIVLNENEFSSVVSRSSDENPDSNQSKVAQDVSKLLATNDSETNDEGKDGYQIQQKKMPIRSRKQEQFNQEAGRHHRNSQSQSHRVKDKKLKKISYQLSRAKAYLSLASPSTHPELEKELRMRIKEGELAVGKASKDSELPRR, encoded by the exons ATGAAGCAGCGTCATCGACGGCAGAGGATTCTGATCCTCTCTTTGTTATCTTTCTCTTTGTTTGCTCCAATCGTCCGGTTGTCTCCGAAACTCAAAACTCTCAATTCCATAG GACTGTACGAGGTTAGAGAGGATTTGGCCAGTGTT AAATATAGGACAGATGATTTTAAGTTGAATGCAATTGAACAG AAACGTGCCGAGGACTTAAAAGGGCCAAAACTAATTGTCTTGAATGAGAATGAGTTTAGTTCCGTAGTTAGTCGCAGTTCTGATGAGAATCCTGATTCAAATCAATCTAAGGTTGCTCAAGATGTGTCCAAATTGTTAGCAACAAATG ATTCAGAAACTAATGATGAAGGCAAAGATGGGTATCAAATTCAGCAAAAGAAAATGCCAATAAGGTCAAGGAAACAG GAGCAATTCAATCAAGAAGCAGGTAGACATCATAGAAACTCGCAATCTCAGTCCCATAGGGTAAAGGATAAGAAGCTAAAGAAGATAAGTTATCAGCTCAGTAGAGCAAAAGCGTATTTAAGTCTTGCATCACCAAGTACTCACCCTGAATTGGAAAAAGAACTGAGAATGCGAATCAAAGAAGGGGAACTAGCAGTTGGTAAAGCTAGCAAGGATTCAGAATTGCCAAGGaggtaa